One genomic region from Arthrobacter sp. YN encodes:
- a CDS encoding rhomboid family intramembrane serine protease: MSYGIPSAEPSADIPVCPRHPDRPSYVRCQRCGRPACPECQRAAAVGFQCVDCVNEQKRTTPVYRSPYGGALAVGKPLVTYVIIGLCLLIFVLQWIVPRDAVFQNFAFANIFADSQPWRMLTAAFLHSQGFLLHIVLNMYTLWIFGQALEPLLGRIRFLALYLISAVGGSVGYLALTPMLPPVAVVGASGAIFGLFGAMLVVQRHRGGETKQLWVLIAINGAIGFFVPSIAWQAHLGGLITGGLAAAVIAYAPKGKNQALLQAGGLILVAGLLAVVTWFRVTAG, translated from the coding sequence ATGAGTTACGGAATCCCGTCGGCAGAGCCGTCCGCTGATATTCCGGTGTGCCCGAGGCACCCGGACAGGCCCTCCTATGTGCGGTGCCAGCGCTGCGGGCGCCCTGCGTGCCCCGAGTGCCAGCGGGCGGCCGCCGTCGGGTTCCAATGCGTTGACTGCGTCAACGAACAAAAACGTACGACGCCGGTTTACCGGTCGCCGTACGGCGGCGCCTTGGCTGTGGGCAAGCCCTTGGTGACGTACGTGATCATTGGCCTGTGCCTGTTGATCTTTGTCCTTCAGTGGATCGTGCCCCGGGATGCGGTCTTCCAGAACTTTGCCTTCGCGAATATCTTCGCCGACAGCCAACCGTGGCGCATGCTCACCGCGGCCTTCCTGCATTCGCAGGGGTTCCTGCTTCATATCGTCCTGAACATGTACACGCTGTGGATCTTCGGACAAGCCCTTGAGCCTTTGCTCGGGCGCATCCGGTTCCTCGCTCTGTACTTGATCTCTGCCGTCGGCGGATCAGTGGGCTACCTGGCCCTGACTCCGATGCTCCCGCCCGTTGCCGTTGTGGGTGCATCCGGGGCCATCTTCGGCCTGTTTGGCGCCATGCTGGTGGTGCAACGTCACCGTGGCGGTGAAACCAAACAACTCTGGGTCCTGATCGCCATCAATGGAGCCATCGGTTTCTTCGTTCCCAGCATCGCGTGGCAAGCGCACTTGGGAGGCTTGATCACCGGCGGACTGGCAGCTGCCGTTATCGCCTACGCACCAAAGGGCAAGAACCAAGCCCTACTGCAGGCCGGCGGGCTGATCCTGGTGGCTGGCTTGTTGGCCGTGGTCACGTGGTTCCGCGTCACTGCTGGATAG
- a CDS encoding GyrI-like domain-containing protein produces the protein MKSDFKKLIPTYSAKHGEFSVVTVPPLQFLMIDGHGDPNSAQAYKDALTTLYPVAYKLKFFSKNQLDKDYGVMPLEALWWADDMESFTSARDKSQWDWTLMNLIPEWITHEHFDAAREVVAQKGEAPVLEELRLEPLEEGMSVQTLHIGSYDDEAPVLEEMHNSFIPGQSLAMTGKHHEIYLGDPRRTAPEKLKTILRQPVMPVAG, from the coding sequence ATGAAGAGCGACTTCAAAAAACTGATCCCCACCTACAGCGCCAAGCACGGCGAGTTCTCGGTAGTGACAGTCCCGCCGCTGCAGTTCCTGATGATTGACGGCCACGGAGACCCCAACAGCGCCCAGGCCTACAAGGACGCTCTGACCACGCTGTATCCGGTGGCCTACAAGCTGAAGTTCTTCAGTAAGAACCAGCTGGACAAGGATTATGGTGTGATGCCTTTGGAGGCCCTCTGGTGGGCCGATGACATGGAGTCCTTCACCAGCGCCAGGGATAAGTCACAGTGGGACTGGACGCTGATGAACCTGATCCCGGAGTGGATCACGCATGAGCATTTTGATGCAGCACGCGAGGTGGTGGCCCAAAAGGGGGAGGCCCCGGTCTTGGAGGAACTCCGATTGGAGCCGTTGGAGGAAGGCATGAGCGTGCAGACGCTCCACATTGGGTCCTACGATGACGAGGCACCCGTGCTTGAGGAGATGCACAACAGTTTCATTCCCGGTCAATCACTGGCTATGACCGGCAAGCACCATGAAATCTATCTCGGCGATCCGCGCCGCACCGCACCGGAGAAGCTCAAGACCATCCTGCGGCAGCCGGTGATGCCGGTTGCAGGCTAA
- a CDS encoding DNA-3-methyladenine glycosylase I, translating into MSPDNGTVIGEDGLARPQWAASDPLMQAYYDHEWGMPVRDEQGMYERISLEAFQAGLSWATILRKREAFRNAFLDFHPESVAAFTDEDVERLMLDAGIVRNRLKIRAAITNAKATIALRGEGGLVDFVWSFQPKTTPAPRTHADIPTTSPESIALSKALRKKGFAFVGPTTMYALMEAIGIIDTHLMDSHRRGSSGVWA; encoded by the coding sequence ATGAGCCCGGACAACGGCACCGTCATCGGTGAGGATGGCCTTGCCCGCCCCCAGTGGGCTGCATCGGACCCTCTCATGCAGGCTTATTACGATCACGAGTGGGGAATGCCTGTCCGCGATGAGCAGGGCATGTACGAACGCATCAGCCTGGAAGCGTTCCAAGCGGGCCTGTCATGGGCCACCATTCTCAGGAAACGGGAAGCATTCCGGAATGCGTTCCTGGACTTCCATCCGGAGAGCGTTGCAGCCTTCACGGATGAGGACGTCGAACGGCTGATGCTGGATGCGGGGATTGTCCGAAACCGCCTCAAGATCCGTGCAGCCATCACCAATGCCAAGGCCACCATTGCGCTGCGCGGGGAAGGCGGACTGGTGGACTTCGTGTGGTCTTTCCAGCCCAAGACCACTCCGGCACCCCGCACCCATGCGGACATTCCCACAACATCTCCTGAGTCAATCGCTCTGTCCAAGGCACTCCGGAAGAAGGGCTTCGCTTTTGTTGGGCCCACCACCATGTATGCCCTCATGGAAGCAATCGGCATCATTGACACCCATCTGATGGACAGCCATCGCCGCGGGTCATCGGGGGTATGGGCCTGA
- a CDS encoding alpha-ketoglutarate-dependent dioxygenase AlkB family protein has translation MSDDALFPLELVQPKAHDAGPRLIAPGAVHVPGWLSAEQQRWIVGRFGEWTQGPVPLRAATLPGGRRMSVRTVCLGWHWQPYKYTREATDVNGRPVLDFPDWMVRLGRKAVADAYASGANPDGSLADLASDYTPDAALVNFYDDGAAMGMHQDKDERSGAPVVSLSIGEACLFRFGNTETRTKPYSDVELRSGDLFVFGGPSRFAYHGIPKVFPGTAPEDCGLSHGRINITMRVTGMS, from the coding sequence GTGAGCGATGACGCCTTGTTCCCGTTGGAGCTGGTTCAGCCGAAAGCACACGACGCCGGACCCCGGCTGATTGCCCCGGGTGCGGTCCATGTTCCCGGCTGGCTCAGCGCCGAACAGCAGCGGTGGATTGTGGGGCGCTTTGGTGAATGGACCCAGGGTCCGGTGCCTTTGCGGGCGGCAACACTTCCGGGCGGCCGCCGGATGTCGGTACGTACCGTATGCCTTGGGTGGCACTGGCAACCGTACAAGTACACGCGGGAAGCCACCGACGTCAACGGCCGTCCCGTGCTCGATTTCCCGGACTGGATGGTTCGTTTGGGCCGGAAGGCTGTTGCGGACGCCTATGCGTCCGGAGCCAACCCGGATGGGTCGCTGGCCGATCTGGCCTCGGACTACACGCCCGACGCCGCGCTGGTGAACTTCTACGACGACGGCGCAGCCATGGGTATGCATCAGGACAAAGACGAACGCTCCGGGGCTCCCGTAGTGTCCCTCAGCATCGGCGAGGCCTGCCTTTTCCGCTTCGGCAACACCGAGACCCGGACCAAGCCGTACTCGGATGTGGAACTCCGCTCCGGAGACCTGTTCGTCTTCGGTGGGCCATCCAGGTTTGCCTATCACGGCATTCCCAAGGTCTTTCCCGGAACGGCTCCCGAGGATTGCGGCCTGTCGCACGGACGGATCAACATCACCATGAGGGTAACTGGAATGTCCTAA
- a CDS encoding methylated-DNA--[protein]-cysteine S-methyltransferase, whose protein sequence is MTLESSPDHADVLSLLEPLDAGLEPALTSLCARLARDAQLTHTLDVAYTVVDSPVGKLLLAATDRGIVRVAFEVENHTEVLQRLSDTISPRILQAPARLDSAARQLDEYFGGTRTEFDLTVDFRLSRGFRLNVLQHLPRIAYGRTESYADVALAAGSPNAVRAVGTACATNPLPVIIPCHRVVKSDGSFGGYLGGPEAKRALLTLEAAA, encoded by the coding sequence ATGACCCTTGAATCAAGCCCTGACCACGCGGACGTCTTGTCACTCCTGGAACCCCTCGACGCCGGCCTGGAACCCGCGCTTACGAGCCTGTGCGCCCGGCTAGCCCGCGATGCCCAACTGACCCACACCCTGGATGTGGCTTACACAGTGGTGGATTCCCCTGTGGGGAAACTCCTCTTGGCTGCCACTGACCGGGGAATCGTGCGCGTGGCCTTTGAGGTGGAAAACCACACCGAAGTCCTGCAGCGCTTGTCCGACACCATCAGCCCCCGCATTCTTCAGGCACCGGCACGGTTGGACAGTGCTGCGCGGCAGCTCGACGAGTATTTTGGCGGCACCCGGACAGAGTTCGATCTCACCGTGGACTTCCGCCTTTCCCGCGGGTTCCGGCTGAATGTGCTGCAGCACCTGCCCCGGATTGCCTACGGTCGCACCGAAAGCTACGCGGACGTTGCTTTGGCAGCGGGCAGCCCCAATGCGGTCCGGGCTGTCGGAACCGCCTGTGCCACCAATCCGCTTCCCGTTATCATCCCTTGCCATCGTGTAGTGAAATCGGATGGCAGCTTTGGCGGCTACCTCGGGGGACCGGAGGCAAAACGCGCGCTGCTGACTTTGGAGGCAGCGGCGTGA
- a CDS encoding RNA polymerase sigma factor, with the protein MELRQATSKRPFESVVQEQGATVLRVCRAVLGVHDADDAWSDTFLAALQAYPDLPHDANVQAWLVTIAHRKCVDHLRAGNRRAVPVDSPPEHASHLGIPGEDHAELLDAVTQLPPKQRQAVAYHYLAGLPYNDVAALLGGTPEAARRAGADGVKALRSVLADLPALAHSLPKGEIR; encoded by the coding sequence ATGGAGCTTCGGCAAGCGACCAGCAAAAGACCCTTCGAATCGGTAGTGCAGGAACAAGGCGCCACCGTCCTTCGGGTGTGCCGTGCGGTCCTGGGCGTGCACGATGCTGATGACGCCTGGTCCGATACCTTCCTCGCGGCCCTCCAGGCTTATCCTGACCTCCCGCACGACGCCAACGTGCAGGCCTGGCTGGTCACCATAGCGCACCGAAAATGCGTCGACCACCTGCGGGCCGGCAACCGTCGGGCCGTCCCGGTGGATTCCCCGCCCGAGCACGCTTCGCACCTTGGCATTCCCGGTGAGGACCACGCCGAGTTACTGGACGCGGTGACCCAGCTTCCACCCAAACAACGGCAGGCCGTGGCGTATCACTACCTGGCTGGACTTCCTTATAACGACGTAGCCGCACTCCTGGGAGGTACTCCTGAGGCTGCGCGACGCGCAGGGGCGGACGGCGTCAAAGCACTCCGCAGCGTGCTGGCTGACCTTCCGGCGCTGGCACATTCACTTCCGAAGGGAGAAATCCGATGA
- a CDS encoding methylated-DNA--[protein]-cysteine S-methyltransferase → MSIRHTTMDSPLGQLTMTARGEFLTGIFYEGHWHMPPPDYFGVPVGLEDPVFARTRHQLDEYLGGHRTVFGVPHEARGNPFQEKVWTRLQDIPFGETVSYGELAAELGDPHLAQAVGSAVGRNPISIIIPCHRVVGRKGQLTGYAGGLRNKRFLLELEEPAAVKEGKLF, encoded by the coding sequence ATGAGCATCCGGCACACCACCATGGATTCCCCGTTGGGGCAGTTGACGATGACTGCCCGCGGGGAATTTTTGACGGGCATCTTCTACGAGGGCCACTGGCATATGCCTCCGCCCGACTACTTCGGTGTTCCTGTAGGGCTCGAGGATCCTGTGTTCGCCCGGACCCGGCACCAGCTGGACGAGTATCTGGGTGGCCACCGCACCGTTTTTGGCGTCCCGCATGAGGCACGCGGGAACCCCTTCCAGGAGAAGGTCTGGACGCGGCTCCAAGATATCCCTTTCGGAGAAACAGTCAGTTACGGCGAGTTGGCCGCTGAGTTGGGCGATCCTCATCTGGCCCAGGCCGTGGGCTCCGCGGTCGGGCGCAATCCCATCAGCATCATCATTCCCTGCCACCGCGTGGTGGGACGCAAGGGTCAACTGACCGGGTACGCCGGTGGCCTCCGGAACAAACGCTTCCTTCTTGAACTGGAAGAACCGGCGGCTGTGAAAGAAGGAAAGCTTTTCTGA
- a CDS encoding cell division protein CrgA has product MPESKPRKRPARQDQQASAAQQYKPNPVWYKAVMFGLMILGLLWIITFYITEGQFPVRDWASWNIVAGFGIAIVGFLMTTRWRS; this is encoded by the coding sequence GTGCCCGAGTCCAAGCCCCGCAAGCGGCCTGCCCGTCAGGACCAGCAGGCTTCCGCAGCGCAGCAGTACAAGCCGAACCCGGTTTGGTACAAAGCCGTCATGTTCGGACTGATGATCCTCGGCCTCCTCTGGATCATCACCTTCTACATCACCGAGGGACAATTCCCGGTCCGCGACTGGGCCTCATGGAACATCGTGGCCGGCTTCGGAATCGCCATTGTGGGCTTCCTGATGACCACGCGCTGGCGCTCCTAG
- a CDS encoding class E sortase, with protein sequence MRGDAVAHQQTTAASAVPSGRRGQERTPRKRLRASDVVRKLSQILGEILITGGVVLLLFVGWQLWWTNVEADAKQTEAIQNFAQQLTGPVTPAEAANPADYGDPVVGTAPANGETIGIMYIPRFGADYTRPIIEGTGSDVLDTLGLGHYGSTSMPGAVGNFAVAGHRQTHGAVLDSIHTLVPGDKIYVQTADGYYTYVFRNNQIVLPNRTDVLLPVPTQTGVAPEERILTMTSCNPRFGSQERIIAYSVMEGWQPASAGPPSDIAAQVAQAQGKG encoded by the coding sequence ATCCGAGGAGACGCTGTGGCGCATCAGCAGACGACGGCGGCTTCCGCCGTGCCGTCCGGGCGCCGGGGGCAGGAACGAACTCCCCGCAAGCGCCTCCGCGCTTCGGACGTCGTCCGAAAACTCAGCCAGATCCTGGGTGAAATCCTCATCACGGGCGGTGTTGTCCTGTTGCTGTTTGTGGGCTGGCAATTGTGGTGGACCAACGTTGAGGCAGACGCCAAACAGACGGAAGCCATTCAGAACTTCGCCCAGCAACTCACAGGGCCCGTTACTCCTGCAGAGGCCGCGAACCCGGCGGACTACGGGGACCCAGTCGTGGGAACAGCCCCTGCCAACGGGGAAACGATCGGGATCATGTACATCCCGCGCTTCGGCGCCGACTACACCCGTCCCATCATCGAAGGAACCGGCTCGGACGTCCTGGACACGCTGGGCCTGGGACACTACGGAAGCACCAGCATGCCCGGCGCAGTCGGGAACTTCGCGGTGGCCGGCCATCGGCAGACACACGGAGCGGTCCTGGACAGCATTCACACTCTGGTTCCCGGGGACAAGATCTACGTTCAGACTGCCGATGGGTACTACACCTACGTCTTCCGCAACAACCAGATCGTGCTTCCCAACCGCACTGATGTGTTGCTGCCCGTGCCCACCCAGACGGGCGTCGCGCCGGAGGAGAGAATCCTGACCATGACCAGTTGCAACCCGCGTTTCGGTTCGCAGGAACGCATCATCGCCTACTCCGTCATGGAGGGCTGGCAACCGGCCTCAGCGGGACCGCCGTCGGACATTGCCGCCCAAGTAGCCCAGGCCCAAGGAAAGGGGTAG
- a CDS encoding aminodeoxychorismate/anthranilate synthase component II produces the protein MSTTKILVVDNYDSFVYTLVGYLQELGAETTVVRNDDVTLSEATELAATRDGVLVSPGPGTPAEAGVCIELIKWCGDNSKPMFGVCLGHQALAEAYGGVVTHAPELMHGKTSPVQHEGKSVFAGLPSPVTATRYHSLAAVRDSIPDVLEITAETTNGVVMGLQHKTAPLCGVQFHPESVLTEGGYQMLGNWLESLGMAGAAERASKLSPLIKQ, from the coding sequence ATGAGCACAACAAAAATTCTTGTAGTAGATAACTACGACAGCTTCGTCTACACCTTGGTGGGATACCTCCAGGAACTCGGTGCGGAGACCACCGTGGTCCGCAACGACGACGTGACACTTTCCGAGGCCACTGAGCTCGCAGCAACGCGCGACGGCGTCCTCGTCTCGCCGGGTCCCGGCACCCCAGCCGAAGCCGGCGTCTGCATCGAGCTCATCAAGTGGTGCGGCGACAACAGCAAACCGATGTTCGGCGTCTGCCTCGGCCACCAGGCCCTGGCCGAAGCGTACGGCGGTGTGGTGACCCATGCCCCTGAACTCATGCACGGCAAGACGTCTCCGGTGCAGCACGAAGGCAAGAGCGTTTTTGCCGGGCTCCCCTCGCCCGTCACGGCAACGCGCTACCACTCACTCGCTGCGGTTCGCGATTCCATCCCGGACGTCCTGGAGATCACCGCCGAAACCACCAACGGCGTAGTGATGGGCTTGCAGCACAAGACCGCACCCCTCTGCGGTGTCCAGTTCCACCCCGAATCGGTCCTCACAGAAGGTGGCTACCAGATGCTCGGCAACTGGTTGGAGTCCCTGGGGATGGCCGGAGCGGCCGAACGCGCCTCCAAACTGAGCCCACTGATCAAGCAGTAG
- the pknB gene encoding Stk1 family PASTA domain-containing Ser/Thr kinase — MSTPRQGPAHREESTPVSSQRILNERYELGDLIGRGGMADVYRGTDTLLGRTIAVKILRADLARDPQFQARFKREAQAVAALNHPSIVAIFDTGEYSVPGGPGEDVRVPYIVMEYVAGRTLRDMIKANELGVESSIGFTLGVLAALEYSHRAGIVHRDIKPANVMVCADTGDVKVMDFGIARAMADSAATMTQTQAVVGTAQYLSPEQARGETVDARSDLYSAGCLLYELLTSRPPFVGDSPVSVAYQHVREIPDMPSAHNPDVSEALDSVLAKALQKSRTDRFQDAASFRRALRAASNGIPVPAVPASEAPTDPNDLVDQEDPATQLLSSTAVGFLAADQFKEAEYKDEPAERQSEEPLPLGLPPERERTAVQNNRRRTWIATLVIFTLIVLAGGGFWLYNLMNAQPPVPAKIAVPVVANMSESQAIQELYSAKLVPKTVREASDTVAKDMTIGTSPTAGSMLDQDAEVVLKISSGPNSVTIPADIVGRTEPDARDALRRLGITGDIVTVRTHSATVPVGLVINTGPAPGGAIAISSKVELQVSSGKVLMPQLIGLPLAEAEASLKTNGLPMVVVEQENSEVAAGTVTAQSETFNTEVDQGKTVTITVAKAPVIPTPTPTPTPTETDKPTPKPTATKK, encoded by the coding sequence ATGTCTACACCACGCCAAGGTCCCGCGCATCGAGAGGAGAGCACACCTGTGTCTTCACAGCGCATCCTCAATGAACGCTACGAACTGGGTGATTTGATCGGTCGTGGTGGCATGGCGGACGTATACCGCGGAACGGATACTTTGCTGGGCCGGACCATCGCGGTCAAGATCCTGCGTGCAGATCTGGCCCGCGATCCGCAGTTCCAAGCCCGGTTCAAACGTGAGGCACAGGCCGTTGCGGCGTTGAACCATCCCTCCATCGTGGCCATTTTCGATACCGGCGAGTACTCGGTCCCCGGAGGTCCCGGCGAGGACGTCCGGGTCCCGTACATCGTGATGGAATACGTGGCCGGCCGCACCCTGCGGGACATGATCAAGGCGAACGAGCTGGGGGTAGAGAGTTCCATCGGCTTCACCCTCGGTGTCCTTGCTGCACTGGAGTACAGCCACCGCGCGGGCATTGTCCACCGTGACATCAAGCCGGCCAATGTCATGGTTTGTGCCGACACCGGAGACGTCAAAGTCATGGACTTTGGCATTGCACGCGCCATGGCAGATTCCGCTGCCACCATGACCCAAACCCAGGCCGTCGTAGGCACGGCACAGTACCTTTCACCGGAGCAGGCCCGCGGCGAAACCGTAGACGCCCGCAGCGACCTCTACTCGGCCGGGTGCCTCCTCTACGAACTGCTGACCAGCCGGCCGCCGTTTGTCGGCGACAGCCCGGTCTCGGTGGCCTACCAGCACGTCCGCGAAATCCCGGACATGCCCAGCGCCCACAACCCCGATGTTTCCGAAGCCCTCGACTCAGTCCTGGCAAAGGCCCTGCAAAAGAGCCGGACAGACCGTTTCCAGGACGCTGCCTCCTTCCGCCGCGCCCTGCGCGCGGCAAGCAACGGCATTCCCGTCCCGGCTGTCCCGGCCAGCGAGGCGCCCACAGATCCGAACGACCTCGTGGACCAAGAGGACCCGGCCACCCAACTCCTGAGCTCCACAGCGGTGGGCTTTCTTGCCGCTGACCAGTTCAAGGAAGCAGAGTACAAGGACGAACCCGCTGAGCGGCAGTCGGAAGAGCCACTTCCCCTGGGCCTCCCACCGGAACGCGAGCGGACAGCGGTTCAGAACAACCGGCGTCGTACCTGGATTGCCACCCTGGTAATCTTCACTCTCATTGTGCTGGCAGGCGGCGGGTTCTGGCTTTACAACCTCATGAACGCGCAACCGCCGGTGCCGGCCAAGATCGCTGTGCCCGTGGTGGCCAACATGTCCGAGTCCCAGGCCATCCAGGAACTCTATTCAGCCAAGCTGGTGCCTAAAACGGTGCGCGAAGCCAGCGACACGGTGGCCAAGGACATGACCATCGGAACATCACCCACCGCTGGTTCAATGCTCGACCAGGACGCCGAAGTTGTCCTCAAGATTTCCAGCGGACCCAACTCGGTGACCATTCCGGCCGACATCGTGGGCCGTACGGAGCCGGACGCCCGCGACGCCCTGCGCAGGCTGGGCATCACCGGCGATATTGTGACTGTCCGGACGCACAGTGCCACTGTGCCTGTGGGACTGGTCATCAACACCGGCCCGGCCCCTGGCGGAGCCATCGCCATCAGCTCCAAGGTGGAGCTCCAGGTCTCCTCGGGCAAGGTACTCATGCCCCAGCTGATCGGACTGCCGCTGGCTGAAGCGGAAGCCTCGCTCAAGACCAATGGCTTGCCCATGGTAGTGGTTGAGCAGGAAAACTCAGAGGTCGCTGCAGGAACGGTAACCGCCCAGAGCGAGACGTTCAATACGGAAGTCGATCAGGGTAAGACCGTCACCATCACGGTGGCGAAGGCCCCCGTCATCCCGACGCCGACCCCCACTCCGACACCCACGGAGACGGACAAGCCGACCCCCAAACCGACGGCCACCAAGAAATAG